Proteins encoded together in one Anticarsia gemmatalis isolate Benzon Research Colony breed Stoneville strain chromosome 1, ilAntGemm2 primary, whole genome shotgun sequence window:
- the LOC142980699 gene encoding uncharacterized protein LOC142980699 produces the protein MEEKINRVKFIINGRHYSAGEEFGVDLTLNEFIRRYGEYRGTKYMCREGGCGACVVSVRAPQPNTKEIATFSVNSCLVSIMSCDGWDISTVEYIGNRKKGYNIIQKRLNHYFGSQCGYCSPGFVMSMYSLVKGSDRHLTEAEIENSLGSNLCRCTGYRPILEAFKSLAVDPNSNILRKIKDIEDISEQICPKSGKKCGGTCEASADWCLVNMNSASGSDLPKKISLADGRLWYSVADVRSIFDTLKDVGYKSYMLVAGNTAKGVRPILFYPKVLIDISNVKELSTHYLDVNLVLGANMTLTDTMHLFKVLSKQNDDFWYLDILYDHLDRVAHIPVRNIGTLAGNLALKNSDPCFQSDIFLLLDCVGATLTNS, from the exons atggaagaaaaaataaatcgtGTGAAGTTTATAATTAATGGACGGCATTATAGtg CCGGTGAGGAGTTTGGTGTGGACCTCACGTTAAACGAGTTCATACGTCGTTATGGCGAGTACCGTGGTACTAAGTACATGTGCCGCGAGGGAGGCTGCGGGGCGTGCGTTGTATCAGTCCGAGCACCTCAACCGAATACTAAGGAGATCGCTACATTTTCTGTTAATTCT TGTCTAGTTTCAATCATGTCTTGCGATGGATGGGATATATCAACAGTGGAGTACATCGGGAACAGGAAGAAAGGTTATAATATCATTCAGAAACGGTTGAACCATTACTTTGGCTCTCAGTGCGGTTACTGCAGCCCCGGCTTTGTGATGAGTATGTACAG tctCGTAAAAGGCAGTGATCGTCACTTAACTGAAGCAGAAATAGAAAACTCTCTCGGCAGCAACCTTTGTCGTTGCACTGGCTACCGTCCTATTTTAGAAGCATTCAAATCGCTCGCCGTCGATCCTAACTCGAATATATTGAGGAAGATAAAAGATATTGAGGATATATCTGAGCAAATATGTCCTAAATCCGGTAAAAAGTGTGGCGGCACTTGCGAGGCGAGCGCGGACTGGTGTTTGGTAAATATGAACAGTGCGAGTGGTTCGGATTTGCCCAAGAAAATATCTTTAGCTGATGGAAGGTTGTGGTACTCGGTTGCAGATGTGAGATCTATATTTGATACTTTAAAAGATGTTGGTTATAAATCATACATGTTGGTCGCTGGCAACACTGCTAAAG GTGTCCGCCCTATATTATTCTATCCCAAAGTATTGATAGATATAAGTAATGTAAAAGAATTATCGACACATTACTTGGATGTGAACCTTGTACTCGGAGCCAACATGACGCTGACCGATACGATGCACTTGTTCAAAGTACTCTCCAAACAGAATGATGACTTTTGGTATTTGGATATATTGTATGATCATTTGGATCGAGTTGCTCATATTCCTGTGagaaat ATTGGAACGCTCGCCGGTAATTTGGCCTTAAAAAATTCAGATCCATGTTTTCAAtcggatatatttttattattggatTGTGTCGGAGCTACG TTAACAAACAGCTGA